One genomic region from Vidua macroura isolate BioBank_ID:100142 chromosome 18, ASM2450914v1, whole genome shotgun sequence encodes:
- the TPST2 gene encoding protein-tyrosine sulfotransferase 2 gives MRVTTRRVLLLVGSVAALMVTLHLGQQVLECQQVLSERRHRLMRPENEELVMVDANHVEYRYSKDMPLIFIGGVPRSGTTLMRAMLDAHPEVRCGEETRIIPRVLAMRQAWSKSGREKMRLDEAGVTDQVLDAAMQAFILEVIAKHGEPARYLCNKDPFTLKSSVYLSRLFPNSKFLLMVRDGRASVHSMITRKVTIAGFDLNSYRDCLTKWNKAIEVMYSQCLEIGRARCLPVYYEQLVLHPEQSMHNIMRFLDISWSDTVLHHEELIGKPGGVSLSKIERSTDQVIKPVNMEALSKWIGHIPGDVLQDMAHIAPMLARLGYDPYANPPNYGHPDPLVVNNTHRVLKGDYKTPANLKGHLQVTQNTSSSH, from the exons atgcGGGTCACCACGCgcagggtgctgctgctggtgggctCGGTGGCGGCCCTGATGGTGACCCTGCACCTCGGGCAGCAGGTCCTGGAGTGCCAGCAGGTCCTGAGCGAGAGGAGGCACAGGCTGATGAGGCCGGAGAACGAGGAGCTGGTGATGGTGGACGCCAACCACGTGGAGTACCGGTACAGCAAGGACATGCCCCTGATCTTCATCGGCGGCGTCCCCCGCAGCGGCACCACGCTGATGAGGGCCATGCTGGATGCCCACCCCGAGGTGCGCTGCGGGGAGGAGACCCGCATCATCCCCCGCGTGCTGGCCATGCGCCAGGCCTGGTCCAAGTCCGGCCGCGAGAAGATGCGCCTGGACGAGGCGGGGGTGACGGACCAGGTGCTGGACGCGGCCATGCAGGCCTTCATCCTGGAAGTGATCGCCAAGCACGGCGAGCCCGCCAGGTACCTGTGCAACAAGGACCCCTTCACGCTCAAGTCCTCCGTGTACCTGTCCCGGCTGTTCCCCAACTCCAAGTTCCTGCTGATGGTGCGGGACGGGCGCGCCTCGGTGCACTCCATGATCACGCGCAAGGTGACGATCGCCGGCTTCGACCTGAACAGCTACCGGGACTGCCTGACCAAGTGGAACAAGGCCATCGAGGTGATGTATTCCCAGTGCCTGGAGATCGGCCGCGCCCGCTGCCTGCCCGTCTACTACgagcagctggtgctgcaccCCGAGCAGTCCATGCACAACATCATGAGGTTCCTGGACATCTCCTGGAGCGACACGGTGCTGCACCACGAGGAGCTCATCGGGAAGCCCGGTGGGGTGTCCCTTTCCAA GATAGAGAGGTCAACAGACCAGGTGATCAAGCCGGTGAACATGGAGGCGTTATCCAAATGGATCGGGCACATCCCGGGGGATGTGCTGCAGGACATGGCCCACATCGCCCCCATGCTCGCCAGGCTCGGCTACGACCCCTACGCCAACCCCCCCAACTACGGCCACCCCGACCCCCTGGTTGTCAACAACACGCACAGG GTTTTAAAGGGGGATTATAAAACACCGGCCAATCTCAAAGGTCACCTGCAG GTGACTCAGAACACGTCATCTTCTCACTAA